The following are encoded together in the Desulfovibrio aminophilus genome:
- the flgF gene encoding flagellar basal-body rod protein FlgF yields MRDSTYSALFGAMSNEHRLGLIANNLANANTTGFKKDQVAFHDTFQRFAHDYLVDSRSYLRDKNLWPQPDVMAKPRLSEQRTDFSQGSLQMTGNPLDLAISGEGFFKVRTPDGDFLTRSGSFQLTSEGGIISEQGFQLLGQGGPVLLPGGGNVLIDSLGQVTVDGAVANILDVVTVDDPSALEKVGNNLYRIRPDSKASETPVPPETRVEQGYIEKANVEVVTEMVAMIEVQRAFEMYQRMISGTSEMDKTVTDKVGSVV; encoded by the coding sequence ATGCGGGACAGTACGTACAGCGCGCTTTTCGGCGCCATGTCCAATGAGCACAGGCTCGGGCTCATCGCCAATAATTTGGCGAACGCCAACACCACGGGCTTCAAGAAGGACCAGGTGGCCTTCCACGACACCTTCCAGCGTTTCGCCCACGATTATCTCGTTGATTCAAGGAGTTATCTCCGCGACAAAAATCTCTGGCCCCAGCCCGACGTGATGGCCAAGCCCCGGCTCTCGGAGCAGCGCACGGACTTCAGTCAGGGCAGCCTGCAGATGACCGGGAACCCCTTGGACCTGGCCATTTCCGGCGAGGGTTTCTTCAAGGTCCGCACCCCGGACGGCGATTTTCTGACCCGTTCGGGCAGCTTCCAGCTCACGTCCGAGGGCGGGATCATCAGTGAACAAGGCTTCCAGCTTTTGGGCCAGGGCGGCCCGGTGCTCCTGCCCGGGGGCGGCAACGTGCTCATCGACTCCCTGGGACAGGTCACCGTGGATGGGGCCGTGGCCAACATCCTGGACGTGGTCACGGTGGACGACCCCTCGGCCCTGGAGAAGGTCGGCAACAACCTCTACCGCATCCGGCCCGACTCCAAGGCCTCGGAGACGCCCGTGCCGCCCGAGACGCGGGTGGAGCAGGGGTACATCGAGAAGGCCAACGTGGAGGTGGTCACCGAGATGGTGGCCATGATCGAGGTGCAGCGGGCCTTTGAAATGTATCAGCGGATGATCAGCGGCACGAGCGAGATGGACAAGACGGTCACCGACAAGGTCGGCAGCGTCGTTTAG
- a CDS encoding flagellar basal body L-ring protein FlgH gives MNKPVLCCIVLALLVAGCASRRNPTTMPELTQPMIEEPEPQDNPGSLFSANGAEYLYDDNRATRVGDIIMVVVSETTSAKNKATTTATREGTTDIGASVLPGAGLGALVTRPLDLHATAQFNTTNKNDFTGSGETKRDSYFTTTVATRIVRMLPGRVMQVEGARQIRVNDENQILVVRGLVRQRDVSADNTVPSSNLAQAQIEVYGEGIVADKQKPGWLARILDNLWPY, from the coding sequence ATGAACAAACCCGTGCTGTGTTGCATCGTCCTGGCCCTGCTGGTGGCGGGATGCGCCTCGAGGCGCAATCCCACGACCATGCCCGAATTGACCCAGCCCATGATCGAGGAGCCCGAGCCCCAGGACAACCCAGGCTCGCTCTTCAGCGCCAACGGGGCCGAATACCTCTATGACGACAACCGGGCCACCCGGGTGGGCGACATCATCATGGTCGTGGTTTCCGAGACCACCTCGGCCAAGAACAAGGCCACCACCACGGCCACCCGCGAGGGGACGACGGATATCGGGGCCTCGGTCCTGCCGGGCGCCGGCCTGGGCGCCTTGGTCACCCGGCCCTTGGACCTGCATGCCACCGCCCAGTTCAACACCACGAACAAGAACGACTTCACCGGTTCGGGCGAAACCAAGCGCGACTCCTACTTCACCACCACCGTGGCCACGCGCATCGTGCGCATGCTGCCCGGCCGGGTGATGCAGGTGGAGGGCGCGCGCCAGATCCGGGTCAACGACGAGAACCAGATCCTGGTGGTGCGGGGCCTCGTGCGTCAGCGCGACGTCTCCGCCGACAACACCGTGCCGTCCAGCAACCTGGCCCAGGCCCAGATCGAGGTCTACGGCGAGGGCATCGTGGCCGACAAGCAGAAGCCCGGCTGGCTGGCGCGCATCCTGGACAACCTCTGGCCGTACTGA
- the infB gene encoding translation initiation factor IF-2, with the protein MTDKMKVKDLAAELGLSNKDILQRARDAGIHVRSFMGTLEPEEVERLREAAPAQAESSATVVREVQPGVIVRRRKAAPQASEEAKPKARKEAAKKPAETPAAQEAKEKEEAPKPKAPTKEAAEKAAPAPRKAEEPKARIISVPKAQEAEPEPKAETAEIPPAAPAAEAPAAAKSEAETPVAPAAEAPAQEAAPEPQAKTEAQETAPEAPAAEAPAQEAAEGAEGEEKKKKKPRREVHIPQVRIISRPDPNQPQPAPQARSERPYEPRRPAGPGGPRPGGPGGPGGFRPSGPRPGGPRPAGPDATVPPRSDKDGEAGKRGKQRKKDRRVVEFSHGAPGFEADDAHRASAPGGAGKRKPMPGEDDSFRRHGRRKRKAPKEMQQEAAQPQKAVKRKIRVDETIRVSDLAKQMGVKAPALIKALFALGVMATINQALDLDTATLLASEFGYEVENVSFDEQEFLVEETPDTDDDLKPRPPVVTIMGHVDHGKTSLLDAIRTTNVTAGEAGGITQHIGAYHVATARGEVVFLDTPGHEAFTTMRARGAQVTDIVVLVVAADDGVMDQTREAINHARAAGVPIVVAVNKIDKDGANPDRVRRELSEFGLVPEDWGGETIYAHVSAKQKIGIDELLEMILLQAEVLELKANPDKHARGHIIEAKLDKGRGPVGTLLIREGSIKVGDSFVCGVQHGKVRAMFNDQGKKLKSAGPAWPVEIQGFDGVPEAGDEFAVVADDKVARRIAQSRMIKQREKELGGKSKISLESFLASKPDQEAKNLNLLVKADVQGSLEAIGEALNKLSTDEVKVQVVHGGAGAITESDVMLAAASQAIIIGFNVRPTAKVKEMAERENIEIRFYDIIYKLVGEIKDAMSGMLAPDIQEVYLGQAEVRNTFSVPKVGTVAGCGVADGKLTRNAKVRLLRDGVVVYTGQLASLKRFKDDAKEVVKGYECGVGLENFNDVKIGDVIEAFELKEVARTLE; encoded by the coding sequence ATGACGGACAAGATGAAGGTCAAGGACCTGGCCGCCGAGCTGGGCCTGAGCAATAAGGACATCCTGCAGCGCGCCAGGGACGCGGGCATCCACGTGCGCAGCTTCATGGGCACGCTGGAACCCGAGGAAGTGGAGCGCCTGCGCGAGGCCGCTCCCGCTCAGGCCGAATCCTCGGCCACCGTGGTCCGCGAGGTGCAGCCCGGCGTCATCGTGCGCCGCCGCAAGGCCGCGCCCCAGGCCTCCGAGGAGGCCAAGCCCAAGGCCCGCAAGGAGGCGGCGAAGAAGCCCGCCGAAACGCCCGCCGCCCAGGAGGCCAAGGAGAAGGAAGAGGCTCCCAAGCCCAAGGCCCCGACCAAGGAAGCCGCCGAGAAGGCCGCTCCCGCCCCGCGCAAGGCCGAGGAGCCCAAGGCCCGCATCATTTCCGTGCCCAAGGCCCAGGAAGCCGAGCCCGAGCCCAAGGCCGAGACGGCGGAAATCCCCCCCGCCGCCCCCGCAGCCGAGGCTCCGGCCGCCGCGAAGTCCGAGGCCGAAACGCCCGTCGCGCCCGCCGCCGAGGCTCCGGCGCAGGAAGCCGCGCCTGAACCGCAGGCGAAGACCGAGGCCCAGGAGACCGCCCCCGAAGCGCCCGCCGCCGAGGCCCCGGCGCAGGAAGCCGCCGAGGGCGCCGAAGGCGAGGAAAAGAAAAAGAAAAAGCCGCGCCGCGAGGTGCACATCCCGCAGGTGCGCATCATTTCCCGTCCCGATCCGAACCAGCCACAGCCCGCGCCCCAGGCCCGCTCCGAGCGGCCCTACGAGCCCCGGCGTCCCGCAGGTCCCGGCGGCCCCCGTCCGGGCGGTCCCGGCGGTCCCGGCGGTTTCCGGCCCTCGGGCCCCCGCCCCGGCGGACCGCGCCCCGCGGGTCCCGACGCGACGGTGCCGCCCCGCTCCGACAAGGACGGCGAGGCCGGCAAGCGCGGCAAGCAGCGCAAGAAGGATCGCCGCGTGGTGGAGTTCTCCCACGGCGCGCCCGGCTTCGAGGCGGACGACGCCCACCGCGCCTCCGCTCCGGGCGGCGCGGGCAAGCGCAAGCCCATGCCCGGCGAGGACGACAGCTTCCGCCGCCACGGCCGCCGCAAGCGCAAGGCCCCCAAGGAGATGCAGCAGGAGGCCGCCCAGCCGCAGAAGGCCGTGAAGCGCAAGATCCGCGTGGACGAGACCATCCGCGTCTCGGACCTGGCCAAGCAGATGGGCGTCAAGGCCCCGGCCCTGATCAAGGCCCTCTTCGCCCTGGGCGTGATGGCCACCATCAACCAGGCCCTGGACCTGGACACCGCCACCCTGCTGGCGTCCGAGTTCGGCTATGAGGTGGAGAACGTCTCCTTCGACGAACAGGAATTCCTGGTCGAGGAGACCCCGGACACGGACGACGATCTCAAGCCCCGTCCGCCCGTGGTCACCATCATGGGCCACGTCGACCACGGCAAGACCTCGCTGCTGGACGCCATCCGCACCACCAACGTGACCGCCGGCGAGGCCGGAGGCATCACGCAGCACATCGGCGCCTACCACGTGGCCACCGCCCGCGGCGAAGTGGTCTTCCTGGACACCCCGGGCCACGAGGCCTTCACCACCATGCGCGCCCGAGGCGCGCAGGTCACGGACATCGTGGTCCTGGTGGTGGCGGCCGACGACGGCGTCATGGACCAGACCCGCGAGGCCATCAACCACGCCCGGGCGGCCGGCGTGCCCATCGTGGTGGCCGTGAACAAGATCGACAAGGATGGAGCCAACCCCGACCGCGTGCGCCGCGAGCTCTCCGAGTTCGGCCTGGTGCCCGAGGACTGGGGCGGCGAGACCATCTACGCCCACGTCTCGGCCAAGCAGAAGATCGGCATCGACGAGCTGCTGGAGATGATCCTGCTCCAGGCCGAGGTGCTGGAGCTGAAGGCCAACCCGGACAAGCACGCCCGGGGCCACATCATCGAGGCCAAGCTGGACAAGGGCCGCGGCCCGGTGGGCACCCTGCTCATCCGCGAGGGCAGCATCAAGGTGGGCGACTCCTTCGTCTGCGGCGTGCAGCACGGCAAGGTCCGCGCCATGTTCAACGACCAGGGCAAGAAGCTCAAGTCCGCCGGACCGGCTTGGCCCGTGGAGATCCAGGGCTTCGACGGCGTGCCCGAGGCGGGCGACGAGTTCGCCGTGGTGGCCGACGACAAGGTGGCCCGCCGCATCGCCCAGTCGCGCATGATCAAGCAGCGCGAGAAGGAACTCGGCGGCAAGTCCAAGATCTCCCTGGAATCCTTCCTGGCCTCCAAGCCGGATCAGGAGGCCAAGAACCTGAACCTGCTGGTCAAGGCCGACGTGCAGGGCTCCCTGGAGGCCATCGGCGAGGCCCTCAACAAGCTCTCCACCGATGAGGTCAAGGTCCAGGTGGTGCACGGCGGCGCGGGCGCGATCACCGAGTCCGACGTCATGCTGGCCGCCGCCTCCCAGGCCATCATCATCGGCTTCAACGTGCGCCCCACGGCCAAGGTCAAGGAGATGGCCGAGCGGGAGAACATCGAGATCCGCTTCTACGACATCATCTACAAGCTGGTGGGCGAGATCAAGGACGCCATGTCCGGAATGCTCGCGCCCGACATCCAGGAGGTCTACCTGGGTCAGGCCGAGGTCCGCAACACCTTCAGCGTGCCCAAGGTCGGCACGGTGGCGGGCTGCGGCGTGGCGGACGGCAAGCTGACCCGCAACGCCAAGGTGCGCCTGCTGCGCGACGGCGTGGTGGTCTACACCGGCCAGCTGGCCTCGCTCAAGCGCTTCAAGGACGACGCCAAGGAAGTGGTCAAGGGCTACGAGTGCGGCGTCGGCCTGGAGAACTTCAACGACGTGAAGATCGGCGACGTGATCGAGGCCTTCGAGCTGAAGGAAGTCGCCCGCACCCTGGAATAA
- the rimP gene encoding ribosome maturation factor RimP produces the protein MARHGLEQRILELARPLAESLGISVWGLELAAAGRRALVRLYIEAEGGAGVDQCAEMSRGLGAALEVEDIMSGAYVLEVSSPGLERRFFEPGQLASHEGRILDVSLREPLDGRKNFRGRLTQARPDGLVLDVDGVAFDFSWDAVKKARLVHEF, from the coding sequence ATGGCCAGACACGGCCTCGAACAGCGCATTCTGGAACTGGCCCGGCCCCTGGCCGAGTCCCTGGGCATTTCCGTCTGGGGCCTGGAACTGGCCGCGGCCGGACGGCGCGCCCTGGTGCGCCTGTACATAGAGGCCGAGGGCGGCGCCGGCGTGGACCAGTGCGCGGAGATGAGCCGGGGCCTGGGCGCGGCCCTGGAGGTGGAGGACATCATGTCCGGGGCCTACGTCCTGGAAGTCTCCTCCCCCGGCCTGGAGCGCCGGTTCTTCGAGCCCGGCCAGCTGGCGTCCCATGAGGGGCGCATCCTGGACGTGAGCCTGCGCGAGCCTCTGGACGGACGCAAGAACTTCCGGGGACGGCTGACCCAGGCCCGCCCGGACGGGCTGGTCCTGGACGTGGACGGAGTCGCCTTCGATTTTTCCTGGGACGCGGTCAAGAAGGCCCGTCTCGTGCACGAATTCTAG
- the flgA gene encoding flagellar basal body P-ring formation chaperone FlgA: MNGSGMIATARRALGAGVLALLFCASAFAAEGTGWRIVVKEAACTQGPRLLLSEIAEVRGEPPAGVWERLSSRELWRNAERPGRQVNVSRNQLEQLLRHYVPEVAPRIWALPSQLTLQYGGSLVDRFEIEKQAVAFLTPRTAGLGGDAEFRDFRLPENVFLDNPYDHVEMELSGPLKPGRVNLRVRVVTPDGKTVKRLAASVFLDLWKAVPSAARPLNRMRPLEAADVTFLRKNMAYLPDVWDGRGGPWRISRPVGQGQPITTASLEPLPAVVKGEKVMLVYQGRRVQMAVKAEALNDADVGQMITVRNLQTKKEILATVIDQHTVAVR; the protein is encoded by the coding sequence ATGAACGGTAGCGGCATGATCGCAACGGCGCGGCGGGCGCTGGGGGCGGGCGTCCTGGCCCTCCTGTTCTGCGCCTCGGCCTTCGCGGCCGAGGGGACGGGCTGGCGCATCGTGGTCAAGGAGGCCGCCTGCACCCAAGGCCCCCGTCTTCTGCTCTCCGAGATCGCGGAGGTGCGCGGGGAACCCCCGGCCGGGGTCTGGGAGCGTCTGAGTTCCCGGGAGTTGTGGCGCAACGCCGAGCGCCCGGGACGTCAGGTCAACGTGTCCCGGAACCAGCTGGAGCAGCTCCTGCGGCACTACGTGCCCGAGGTCGCACCCAGGATTTGGGCCCTGCCCAGCCAGCTGACGCTGCAGTACGGCGGCTCCCTGGTGGACCGCTTCGAGATCGAGAAGCAGGCCGTCGCGTTTTTGACCCCCCGGACGGCGGGGCTCGGCGGCGATGCCGAATTCCGGGATTTCCGGTTGCCCGAGAACGTCTTTCTGGACAATCCGTACGACCATGTGGAGATGGAGTTGTCCGGGCCGCTGAAGCCCGGTCGGGTGAATCTGCGGGTGCGCGTGGTCACGCCGGACGGCAAGACCGTCAAACGGCTGGCCGCCAGCGTCTTCCTGGACCTCTGGAAGGCCGTGCCGAGCGCGGCCAGGCCGCTCAACCGCATGCGCCCGCTGGAGGCGGCCGACGTGACCTTCCTGCGCAAGAACATGGCCTATCTGCCGGACGTCTGGGACGGCCGGGGCGGCCCCTGGCGCATCTCCCGGCCCGTGGGCCAGGGCCAGCCCATCACCACGGCCAGCCTGGAGCCCCTGCCGGCGGTGGTCAAGGGCGAGAAGGTCATGCTCGTGTATCAGGGTCGGCGCGTCCAGATGGCGGTCAAGGCCGAGGCCCTGAACGACGCCGACGTGGGCCAGATGATCACGGTGCGCAATTTGCAAACGAAGAAGGAAATCCTGGCCACGGTCATCGACCAGCATACCGTGGCCGTCAGGTAG
- the flgG gene encoding flagellar basal-body rod protein FlgG: MMRSLWTAATGMVAQQTNIDVMSNNLANVNTTGFKKSRAEFEDLMYQTMRIAGSINEGGNRIPTGLQVGMGVRPVTVHKFFTQGDFQNTGNPLDMAIEGDGFFLLDQNGQDVYTRAGAFKLDNEGRVVTANGYALQPEFTVPQDTVNVVITERGHISALDRNGQELAAADIPVYTFINPAGLNAVGRNLFTETEASGPAQQGTPGDDNFGTLAQGFLEMSNVEMVDEMVGLIVGQRAYEVNSKAITTADALLQTAINIKR, from the coding sequence ATGATGCGTTCCCTGTGGACAGCGGCCACCGGCATGGTCGCCCAGCAGACCAACATCGACGTGATGTCCAACAATCTCGCCAACGTGAACACCACGGGCTTCAAGAAAAGCCGTGCCGAGTTCGAGGACCTCATGTACCAGACCATGCGCATCGCCGGTTCGATCAACGAGGGCGGCAACCGCATCCCCACCGGCCTTCAGGTGGGCATGGGCGTGCGGCCCGTGACCGTGCACAAGTTCTTCACCCAGGGCGACTTCCAGAACACCGGCAACCCCCTGGACATGGCCATCGAGGGCGACGGTTTCTTCCTCCTGGACCAGAACGGCCAGGACGTCTACACCCGCGCCGGGGCCTTCAAGCTGGACAACGAGGGCCGCGTGGTCACGGCCAACGGCTACGCCCTCCAGCCCGAGTTCACCGTGCCCCAGGACACGGTGAACGTGGTCATCACCGAGCGCGGACACATCTCGGCCCTGGACCGCAACGGCCAGGAATTGGCCGCCGCCGACATCCCGGTCTACACCTTCATCAACCCGGCGGGCCTGAACGCCGTGGGCCGCAACCTCTTCACCGAAACCGAGGCCTCCGGCCCGGCCCAGCAAGGCACGCCCGGCGACGACAACTTCGGCACCCTGGCCCAGGGCTTTCTGGAGATGTCCAACGTGGAGATGGTCGACGAGATGGTCGGCCTCATCGTGGGCCAGCGGGCCTACGAGGTCAATTCCAAGGCCATCACCACGGCGGACGCCCTGCTGCAGACGGCCATCAACATCAAGCGCTAG
- a CDS encoding DUF503 domain-containing protein: MIIGVLTLDFRLHGNDSLKGKRKVAQSLKQKLRNSFNLAVSEVDALDAHERLVLAAVTVGNETKVVEGRLAKALNLVEAAAEAELIHCGTEIFAGSPEE; the protein is encoded by the coding sequence ATGATCATCGGCGTGCTCACCCTGGACTTCCGGCTCCACGGCAACGACTCGCTCAAGGGCAAACGCAAGGTGGCCCAGAGCCTCAAGCAGAAGCTGCGCAACAGCTTCAACCTCGCGGTGTCCGAGGTGGACGCCCTGGACGCCCACGAGCGCCTCGTGCTGGCGGCGGTCACGGTGGGCAATGAGACCAAGGTCGTCGAGGGCCGCCTGGCCAAGGCCCTGAACCTGGTGGAGGCCGCCGCCGAGGCCGAACTGATCCACTGCGGGACCGAAATTTTTGCCGGCTCGCCGGAGGAATGA
- a CDS encoding YlxR family protein encodes MCAVCRRRLPKHELRRFVARGPIGDGTGPQPDPSQTMPGRGVYVCPEAVCMEKFRRREGRRKEKGDRA; translated from the coding sequence ATGTGCGCCGTATGCCGCCGACGGCTTCCCAAACATGAGCTGCGGCGCTTCGTTGCCCGCGGCCCGATTGGAGACGGAACCGGGCCCCAGCCCGACCCGTCCCAGACCATGCCCGGCCGGGGCGTCTATGTCTGCCCGGAGGCCGTCTGCATGGAGAAGTTCCGGCGTCGAGAGGGCCGGCGGAAGGAGAAGGGGGATCGCGCATGA
- a CDS encoding bifunctional oligoribonuclease/PAP phosphatase NrnA: MPSPIREISEILKNSRSFLVASHVNPDGDAIGAMAALGFLLRSLDKDVVLYNPSGLPERYAWIALPGPIATRLPDAMPDWTVTLDCGAAERLGSELHARLIRGRTVNIDHHLGNPGFGAVNWVDPAEPAVGAMVAKLARELGLPLTGDLAEAVYLAVVTDTGHFTYGNTTPEVLELTAELLRGGLDLESLNARINNQWSPRRLELWRRVLGSLELRRGGRLALAVVTREDMDSTGTSSEDCEEFVNFLRRLRGARVCVLVRQEGADRWKMSLRSQGEDDVRAVAALFGGGGHRNAAGALTEAPLDAVLVRLDEAVGRMPGMGGAA, encoded by the coding sequence ATGCCAAGCCCCATCCGGGAAATCTCGGAAATCCTGAAGAATAGCCGCTCCTTCCTGGTGGCCTCGCACGTCAATCCCGACGGCGACGCCATCGGCGCCATGGCGGCCCTCGGCTTCCTGCTCCGGTCCCTGGACAAGGACGTGGTCCTCTACAATCCCTCGGGCCTGCCCGAGCGCTACGCCTGGATCGCCCTGCCCGGGCCCATCGCCACGCGTCTGCCCGACGCCATGCCCGACTGGACCGTGACCCTGGACTGCGGCGCGGCGGAACGCCTGGGGAGCGAACTGCACGCCCGGCTCATACGCGGGCGCACGGTGAACATCGACCATCACTTGGGCAACCCCGGATTCGGGGCCGTGAACTGGGTGGATCCGGCCGAGCCCGCCGTGGGCGCGATGGTGGCCAAGCTGGCCCGGGAGCTGGGCCTGCCCCTGACCGGCGACCTGGCCGAGGCCGTGTACCTGGCCGTGGTCACGGACACCGGCCACTTCACCTACGGCAACACCACGCCCGAGGTCCTGGAGCTGACCGCCGAGCTGCTGCGCGGCGGCCTGGACCTGGAGAGCCTCAACGCCCGCATCAACAACCAGTGGTCGCCCCGGCGGCTGGAGCTCTGGCGGCGGGTGCTGGGCAGCCTGGAGCTGCGCCGCGGCGGCCGCCTGGCCCTGGCCGTGGTCACCCGCGAGGATATGGACTCCACCGGGACCAGTTCCGAGGACTGCGAGGAGTTCGTCAATTTTCTCCGCCGCCTGCGCGGCGCCCGGGTCTGCGTCCTGGTGCGCCAGGAGGGAGCGGACCGCTGGAAGATGAGCCTGCGCTCCCAGGGCGAGGACGACGTGCGGGCCGTGGCCGCCCTGTTCGGCGGCGGCGGCCATCGGAACGCCGCCGGGGCCCTGACCGAGGCCCCGCTGGACGCGGTCCTGGTCCGCCTGGACGAGGCCGTTGGCCGCATGCCCGGCATGGGAGGAGCGGCATGA
- the nusA gene encoding transcription termination factor NusA, producing the protein MSELKKAIDQISKDRGIDRDLLVDTLEEAVRSSVIRKYGESMDVEVSFNEELGEIEVYQFKVVADKVTEPLNEIELKEARKHDPAVQLGDEMGFKLNIEDLGRIAAQAAKQVIIQRMRDAEQEIIYEEYKDRVGEITSGIIQRRDRTGWIINLGRTEALLPKEEQIPRERYKRGDRVQAFIIDVQKESRGPQVVVSRSHPDYMTALFHREVPEVADGTVKIMGVARDPGLRAKVAVYSRDRDVDPVGACVGIRGSRIQNIVQELKGERIDIVVWSPDIAMYAQHALSPAVISRITVDEEEQILEVVVPDDQLTLAIGRKGQNVKLASKLLGWKIDIFTESRYGELNADRKGLEQLASVAEVGIENFLAAGFETAELLAAATDEQILAVDGMTPSKVSDLRLAMNMLDIKPQEPEAPEAREDAPDATGADDGKTGEE; encoded by the coding sequence ATGTCGGAACTGAAAAAGGCCATCGATCAGATCAGCAAGGACCGCGGCATCGACCGCGACCTGCTCGTGGACACCCTGGAAGAGGCCGTGCGCTCCTCCGTGATCCGCAAGTACGGCGAGTCCATGGATGTGGAAGTGAGCTTCAACGAGGAGCTGGGCGAGATCGAGGTCTACCAGTTCAAGGTCGTGGCCGACAAGGTCACGGAGCCGCTCAACGAGATCGAGCTCAAGGAAGCCCGCAAGCACGACCCCGCCGTCCAGCTGGGCGACGAGATGGGCTTCAAGCTGAATATCGAGGATCTGGGCCGCATCGCCGCCCAGGCCGCCAAGCAGGTCATCATCCAGCGCATGCGCGACGCCGAGCAGGAGATCATCTACGAGGAGTACAAGGACCGCGTGGGCGAGATCACCTCGGGCATCATCCAGCGCCGCGACCGCACCGGCTGGATCATCAACCTGGGCCGCACCGAGGCCCTGCTCCCCAAGGAGGAGCAGATTCCCCGCGAGCGCTACAAGCGCGGCGACCGCGTCCAGGCCTTCATCATCGACGTCCAGAAGGAGTCCCGGGGACCCCAGGTGGTGGTCTCCCGCTCCCACCCGGACTACATGACCGCCCTCTTCCACCGCGAGGTGCCGGAGGTGGCCGACGGCACGGTGAAGATCATGGGCGTGGCCCGCGACCCGGGCCTGCGCGCCAAGGTGGCCGTCTACTCCCGCGACCGGGACGTGGATCCCGTGGGCGCCTGCGTGGGCATCCGCGGTTCGCGCATCCAGAACATCGTGCAGGAGCTCAAGGGCGAACGCATCGACATCGTGGTCTGGAGCCCGGACATCGCCATGTACGCCCAGCACGCCCTGTCCCCGGCCGTGATCTCGCGGATCACCGTGGACGAGGAGGAACAGATCCTCGAGGTGGTGGTGCCCGACGACCAGCTCACCCTGGCCATCGGCCGCAAGGGCCAGAACGTCAAGCTGGCCTCCAAGCTCCTGGGCTGGAAGATCGACATCTTCACCGAAAGCCGCTACGGCGAGCTCAACGCCGACCGCAAGGGCCTGGAACAGCTGGCCAGCGTGGCCGAGGTGGGCATCGAGAACTTCCTCGCCGCGGGCTTCGAGACCGCCGAACTGCTGGCCGCCGCCACGGACGAGCAGATCCTGGCCGTGGACGGCATGACACCCTCCAAGGTCTCGGACCTGCGCCTGGCCATGAACATGCTCGACATCAAGCCCCAGGAGCCCGAGGCTCCCGAGGCTCGGGAAGACGCCCCGGACGCCACCGGGGCCGACGACGGAAAGACCGGAGAGGAATGA
- the rbfA gene encoding 30S ribosome-binding factor RbfA: MKTTDSRRSVRLGDQILRELAGMLLEEIQDPRLEMITLSAVRMNKDLRIAEVFFTLPAGDDRLKDAEAALAKCTGRLRGLLGKRLKLRYLPELRFVHDTFLEDMVYAKPHPGNLGNPEE; this comes from the coding sequence ATGAAGACCACCGACTCCCGCCGCTCGGTCAGGCTGGGCGACCAGATCCTGCGCGAACTGGCGGGCATGCTCCTGGAAGAGATCCAGGACCCCAGGCTGGAGATGATCACCCTGTCGGCCGTGCGCATGAACAAGGACCTGCGCATCGCCGAGGTCTTCTTCACCCTGCCCGCCGGGGACGACCGGCTCAAGGACGCCGAGGCGGCCCTGGCCAAGTGCACCGGCCGGTTGCGCGGGCTTCTGGGCAAGCGCCTCAAGCTCCGCTACCTGCCCGAGCTGCGCTTCGTGCACGACACCTTTCTCGAGGACATGGTCTATGCCAAGCCCCATCCGGGAAATCTCGGAAATCCTGAAGAATAG